The following proteins come from a genomic window of Winogradskyella sp. PC-19:
- a CDS encoding HAD family hydrolase — protein MSIDFKNIKVIGFDADDTLWVNETYFRDAEQEFAQLLSHFETPNKIDQELYKMEIKNLPLYGYGVKGFMLSMVEMALELSNYNLSNKTLEKILNIGKAMINKPVELLDDVDEVLEELSKKYKLIVATKGDLLDQERKLEKSGLLKYFHHIEVLSEKESANYSKLLNHLEINPSEFLMIGNSLKSDILPLIDIGAQAAHIPFHTTWQHETVKDSVSNGKNYLTLKALKDIFVYLPK, from the coding sequence ATGAGTATTGATTTCAAAAATATTAAGGTAATAGGCTTTGATGCAGACGATACGCTTTGGGTTAACGAAACTTATTTTCGAGATGCAGAACAAGAGTTTGCACAATTGCTTTCACATTTTGAAACACCCAATAAAATAGATCAAGAGCTTTATAAAATGGAGATTAAGAATCTTCCGCTTTATGGCTATGGAGTCAAAGGGTTTATGTTATCTATGGTAGAAATGGCACTAGAATTATCTAATTATAATCTATCAAATAAGACTTTAGAAAAGATTTTGAATATTGGTAAAGCTATGATTAATAAGCCAGTAGAATTATTAGACGATGTTGATGAAGTTTTAGAAGAACTTTCAAAAAAATACAAGTTAATAGTTGCTACTAAAGGAGACTTGTTAGATCAAGAACGAAAACTAGAAAAATCAGGTCTGCTTAAATATTTCCATCACATTGAGGTATTGAGTGAAAAAGAGAGTGCCAATTACAGTAAGCTTCTAAATCATTTAGAAATAAATCCGTCAGAATTTTTAATGATAGGTAATTCATTAAAATCTGATATATTACCCTTAATTGATATTGGGGCTCAAGCAGCGCATATCCCGTTTCATACAACTTGGCAGCATGAAACGGTTAAAGATAGCGTCAGTAATGGTAAAAATTACCTTACATTAAAAGCCTTAAAAGATATCTTTGTGTATTTGCCAAAATAA
- the rsmD gene encoding 16S rRNA (guanine(966)-N(2))-methyltransferase RsmD has translation MRIVSGKYRGRRITAPKQLPVRPTTDMAKEALFNILNNLYYFDDISVLDLFSGTGNISYEFASRGTENILAVDSNYGCVKFISQTTESFDMPINTIKSDVYKFLEKSKQKHDIIFADPPYGFELKEFAKIPQLVFDNEILNDEGLLIVEHSKHTKLNELKHFSYSKSYGGNMFSFFETKTEE, from the coding sequence GTGCGTATTGTATCAGGAAAATATAGAGGAAGACGAATAACGGCTCCAAAACAGCTACCTGTTAGACCGACGACAGATATGGCAAAAGAAGCCTTATTTAACATCCTAAACAACTTATATTACTTTGATGATATATCTGTACTAGATTTATTTTCGGGTACAGGAAACATAAGTTATGAGTTTGCTTCTCGTGGTACAGAAAATATATTGGCAGTTGATTCAAATTATGGGTGTGTAAAATTTATAAGTCAAACTACCGAAAGCTTTGATATGCCTATTAACACAATTAAAAGTGATGTCTACAAGTTTTTAGAAAAATCAAAACAAAAACACGATATCATTTTTGCTGACCCACCATATGGTTTTGAATTAAAAGAATTCGCAAAAATACCACAACTTGTTTTTGACAACGAGATTTTAAACGATGAGGGTTTGTTAATTGTAGAACATTCTAAACATACAAAACTTAACGAATTAAAACATTTTTCGTATTCCAAAAGTTATGGTGGTAATATGTTTAGCTTTTTCGAAACAAAGACTGAAGAATAA
- a CDS encoding Ppx/GppA phosphatase family protein: MLSIKKYGAIDIGSNAVRLLIMSIIEQEDKPVVFKKNALVRVPIRLGADVFVNGNISEYNITRVRDTMKAFYLLMKSHGIINYKACATSAMREALNGRLVCDLVEKECNIKIDVIDGEEEATIIAATDLNKFINPNKTYLYVDVGGGSTEFSIIHNSEKVESKSFRIGTVRLLNDSVKNETWRGLEDWIKTNTKVYDKIELIGSGGNINKIFKISGKDIGKPLSYFYLTSYYNNLQNYTYEERITELNLNQDRADVIIPALRIYLSAMKWSGAKDILVPKIGLSDGIIKSMYYKTISSTSL; this comes from the coding sequence ATGCTAAGTATAAAAAAATATGGAGCAATTGATATTGGTTCAAATGCGGTTAGGTTGCTTATTATGAGTATAATAGAGCAAGAAGATAAGCCTGTTGTTTTTAAGAAAAATGCACTAGTTCGTGTCCCGATAAGATTAGGTGCAGATGTTTTTGTTAATGGTAATATTTCAGAATATAACATAACTAGAGTACGAGATACAATGAAAGCTTTTTATCTTTTAATGAAGTCTCATGGAATTATTAATTACAAAGCATGTGCTACATCTGCAATGCGTGAAGCTTTAAATGGTAGATTGGTTTGTGATTTAGTAGAGAAAGAATGTAATATTAAAATTGATGTTATTGACGGAGAAGAAGAGGCAACAATAATCGCTGCAACAGATTTAAATAAATTTATTAATCCCAATAAAACATATTTGTATGTTGATGTTGGTGGTGGAAGTACAGAGTTTTCAATTATTCATAACTCTGAAAAAGTAGAATCGAAATCTTTCAGAATAGGTACAGTTAGGTTGCTTAACGATAGTGTAAAAAATGAAACTTGGAGAGGACTTGAAGATTGGATTAAAACAAATACTAAAGTTTATGACAAAATTGAACTCATAGGTTCTGGTGGAAACATCAACAAAATATTTAAGATATCTGGTAAAGATATAGGTAAACCACTTTCATATTTTTACTTAACCAGCTACTATAATAACTTGCAAAACTATACCTATGAGGAAAGAATTACAGAGCTTAATCTTAATCAAGATAGAGCAGATGTGATTATTCCTGCGTTACGTATTTATTTATCTGCAATGAAATGGAGTGGCGCAAAAGATATTTTGGTGCCAAAGATTGGTTTATCAGATGGTATCATAAAAAGCATGTATTATAAAACTATTAGCAGTACATCCCTTTAG
- a CDS encoding DUF3822 family protein, whose translation MSIQVNLNGLSFCILNRTSNTVEYLNSIWFGEKQTPFETLNKLKEELASNTVFSDDFDTVKVIHYNELSTLVPKPLYDATNNAEYLKFNSKILKTDFIASDEIKLKDIISIYVPYVNINNYIFETFGEFTYTHASTLFIDTVFKSELSNEDLLHINVDSGSMQVLVTKEKDIKLYNYFEFTSPEDFIYYILFTCEQELLNPDSLHLKLSGIINKDDALYKIAYKYIRNVSFMDNHNDFLIKNSF comes from the coding sequence TTGTCCATTCAAGTTAATTTGAATGGACTTTCTTTTTGTATACTTAATAGAACTTCCAATACTGTTGAGTATCTCAATTCAATATGGTTTGGAGAAAAGCAAACACCTTTTGAAACTTTAAACAAACTAAAAGAAGAGTTGGCTTCAAATACTGTATTCTCCGATGACTTTGATACTGTAAAAGTTATTCATTATAACGAGCTATCTACCTTAGTACCAAAACCACTTTATGATGCAACTAATAATGCAGAATATTTAAAGTTTAATTCTAAAATATTAAAAACTGACTTTATAGCTTCTGATGAAATTAAATTAAAAGATATCATTAGCATATATGTTCCGTATGTAAATATCAATAATTATATTTTTGAAACATTTGGCGAGTTTACCTATACTCACGCCTCTACACTATTTATTGATACTGTTTTTAAATCTGAATTAAGCAATGAAGATTTATTACACATAAATGTCGATAGTGGATCTATGCAAGTTTTAGTGACAAAAGAAAAAGACATTAAGCTTTACAATTATTTTGAATTTACAAGTCCAGAAGATTTTATCTACTATATACTTTTTACTTGTGAGCAAGAGTTACTAAATCCAGATAGTTTACATCTTAAGTTGTCAGGTATCATTAATAAAGATGATGCTTTGTATAAAATAGCATATAAGTATATCCGAAATGTCAGTTTTATGGATAATCATAATGACTTTTTAATAAAAAACAGTTTCTAG
- the kdsB gene encoding 3-deoxy-manno-octulosonate cytidylyltransferase: MKVIAMIPARYAASRFPAKLMQDLAGKTVITRTYEATVATKLFSEVYVVTDSDIIFDEIKSHGGNAIMSKKEHESGSDRIAEAVADVECDIVVNVQGDEPFTERESLVKVLEVFKDDLDKEIDLASLMVEISDWEEINNPNTVKVIVDQKNFALYFSRSPIPFPRDKSVASRYFKHKGIYAFRKQALLDFTVLPMQFLEATEKIECIRYLEYGKRIKMVETNIQGVEIDTPEDLERAKKLWK, translated from the coding sequence ATGAAGGTTATTGCCATGATTCCCGCTAGATATGCGGCTTCTCGTTTTCCAGCAAAATTGATGCAAGATTTAGCTGGTAAAACAGTTATTACAAGAACCTATGAAGCAACAGTTGCAACGAAACTTTTCTCAGAAGTATATGTAGTTACAGATAGTGATATTATTTTCGATGAAATTAAAAGTCATGGTGGTAATGCCATCATGAGTAAAAAAGAGCACGAATCAGGTAGTGATAGGATTGCTGAAGCTGTAGCTGATGTTGAATGTGACATTGTAGTTAACGTTCAAGGTGATGAGCCATTTACAGAACGCGAAAGCTTAGTGAAGGTTTTAGAAGTTTTTAAAGACGATTTAGATAAAGAAATAGATTTAGCTTCATTAATGGTCGAAATTAGTGATTGGGAAGAAATAAATAATCCAAACACAGTCAAGGTTATTGTCGATCAAAAAAATTTTGCATTATATTTTTCTAGAAGTCCAATTCCTTTTCCGCGTGATAAATCTGTAGCCTCAAGATATTTTAAACATAAAGGTATATATGCTTTTAGAAAGCAAGCATTATTAGATTTTACAGTTTTACCTATGCAGTTTTTAGAAGCTACAGAAAAGATTGAGTGTATCAGATATCTCGAATATGGTAAGCGAATTAAAATGGTAGAAACAAATATTCAAGGTGTTGAGATAGATACTCCTGAGGATTTAGAACGCGCTAAAAAACTCTGGAAATAA
- the dnaX gene encoding DNA polymerase III subunit gamma/tau, producing MEHFVVSARKYRPQTFKDVVGQQAITNTLLNAIENNHLAQALLFTGPRGVGKTTCARILAKMINSDGNTKEEEDFAFNIFELDAASNNSVDDIRSLTDQVRIPPQVGKYKVYIIDEVHMLSQAAFNAFLKTLEEPPKHCIFILATTEKHKIIPTILSRCQIFDFKRITVKDAKEYLKFIAKEQSVTAEDDALHIIAQKADGAMRDALSIFDRVVSFSGKNLTRQAVTENLNVLDYETYFTSTDLILENKIPELLIHFNTVLSKGFDGHHYIAGLASHFRDLLVCKNPSTIELLEVGDDTKVKYVEQSQKSSQNFLIKGIDIANDCDLKYKTSKNQRLLVELALMQLASITFDGEKKNSRHYIIPPSYFKSKGITPIPVKKPDSKEVTTHTPSSPTKIEIKEEIVAKVSEPIIPKISINKPAKVTSGLSLKSIKEKKEHLIRQMDVVIDEENLPKEPVTEEKLIETWNSYIKMLHRKGEKIMASIMEMEIPKLKGTAICLTYSNNTSKIELERAQYPLLAHLRKLCKNFDLHLDITVNEEVAKKYAFTPQEKYEKLKEKNPNIEILKQTFGLDV from the coding sequence ATGGAGCATTTTGTAGTATCGGCACGTAAATATAGACCTCAGACATTTAAGGATGTTGTGGGACAGCAAGCCATTACAAACACTTTACTTAATGCTATCGAAAATAATCATTTAGCGCAAGCACTTCTATTTACAGGTCCACGTGGTGTCGGAAAAACCACTTGTGCTCGTATACTGGCCAAAATGATTAATAGTGATGGGAATACAAAAGAAGAGGAAGATTTTGCTTTTAATATTTTTGAACTTGATGCCGCTTCAAATAATTCTGTAGATGACATAAGAAGTTTAACAGATCAAGTTCGTATTCCGCCTCAAGTTGGTAAATACAAAGTTTATATTATTGATGAGGTACATATGTTATCTCAGGCAGCTTTCAATGCATTTTTAAAAACATTAGAAGAACCTCCAAAACACTGTATTTTCATTCTTGCTACTACTGAAAAACATAAAATTATTCCAACCATATTATCACGTTGTCAAATTTTTGATTTTAAACGCATCACAGTAAAAGATGCTAAAGAATATTTAAAATTTATCGCAAAAGAACAAAGTGTTACTGCCGAAGATGATGCACTGCATATTATAGCTCAAAAAGCAGATGGTGCTATGCGTGATGCGCTTTCAATCTTTGACCGTGTTGTCAGTTTTTCAGGAAAGAATCTAACAAGACAAGCTGTTACCGAGAATTTGAACGTTCTTGATTACGAAACTTATTTTACTAGTACAGATTTAATTTTAGAGAATAAAATACCTGAATTATTAATTCATTTTAATACTGTTTTATCAAAAGGTTTTGATGGGCATCATTATATCGCAGGATTGGCCTCTCACTTTAGAGACTTATTGGTTTGTAAAAACCCATCAACAATAGAACTCTTAGAAGTTGGAGATGATACTAAAGTCAAATACGTAGAGCAGTCACAAAAATCCTCTCAAAACTTTCTAATCAAAGGCATAGACATTGCTAACGATTGTGATTTAAAGTATAAGACTAGCAAAAATCAACGCTTACTTGTTGAACTAGCACTTATGCAACTTGCCTCTATCACTTTTGATGGAGAAAAAAAAAATAGCAGACATTACATAATTCCACCGTCGTACTTTAAGTCAAAAGGAATAACACCAATTCCTGTCAAAAAACCAGATAGTAAAGAAGTTACTACTCATACTCCATCTTCTCCAACGAAAATTGAAATAAAAGAAGAAATAGTAGCTAAAGTTTCAGAACCTATTATTCCAAAAATATCTATCAATAAACCTGCAAAAGTAACTTCTGGTTTATCTCTAAAAAGTATTAAAGAGAAGAAAGAACATCTTATTCGTCAAATGGATGTGGTTATTGACGAAGAAAATCTTCCTAAAGAACCTGTCACTGAAGAAAAATTAATAGAAACTTGGAATAGCTATATAAAGATGCTTCATAGAAAAGGTGAGAAAATTATGGCATCTATAATGGAAATGGAAATACCCAAACTTAAAGGTACTGCTATATGTCTAACCTACTCAAACAACACTAGTAAGATTGAATTAGAGCGTGCACAATATCCATTATTAGCACATTTACGTAAGCTTTGCAAAAACTTTGACTTACACTTAGACATCACCGTAAACGAAGAAGTGGCAAAAAAATACGCTTTTACTCCTCAAGAAAAGTATGAAAAGTTAAAAGAGAAGAATCCAAATATTGAAATTCTAAAACAAACCTTTGGTTTAGACGTTTAA
- a CDS encoding iron-containing alcohol dehydrogenase family protein, whose product MSYKNFPMVSRVIFGRGSFNQLDEIISPKRQGRDAPFIYYVDDVFKGDHWLTSRISLSYKDRIIYVSTKEEPKTEQIDQLVEDLILEFSERPSAIIGIGGGIVLDIAKAVSLMLTNEGEAKDYQGWDLIKNPAIYHVGIPTISGTGAEVSRTTILTGPERKLGINSDYTPFDQVILDPELTKNVPKDQWFYTGMDCFVHCIESLNGTFLNAFSQSYGEKAFEICKEVFLGDNLSVEESQDKLMMASWHGGMSIAYSQVGVAHAMSYGLGYLLGIKHGIGNCIVFDHLEEFYPEGVKLFKEMKTKHNISLPTGICSNLEDEEFDIMIDVALSLEPLWENAIGKNWKEIITPEKLKALYLKM is encoded by the coding sequence ATGAGTTATAAAAATTTTCCGATGGTTTCGCGTGTCATTTTTGGCAGAGGCAGTTTCAATCAATTAGATGAAATTATCTCTCCAAAACGACAAGGACGTGATGCACCTTTTATTTATTACGTTGATGACGTATTTAAGGGTGACCATTGGTTGACTTCTAGGATATCACTATCCTACAAGGATAGAATCATTTACGTATCTACAAAAGAAGAACCAAAGACAGAGCAGATAGACCAATTGGTCGAAGATTTGATTTTAGAGTTCAGTGAACGACCTTCTGCAATCATAGGTATTGGTGGAGGTATAGTTTTAGATATAGCAAAAGCAGTATCATTGATGCTTACCAATGAAGGAGAAGCAAAAGATTATCAAGGCTGGGATTTAATTAAGAATCCTGCTATTTATCATGTTGGGATTCCTACAATTTCAGGTACAGGTGCAGAAGTGTCAAGAACCACGATATTAACAGGACCAGAACGTAAGCTAGGTATTAATAGTGATTACACACCTTTTGACCAAGTTATTTTAGATCCAGAATTAACTAAAAACGTCCCAAAAGACCAATGGTTTTATACAGGAATGGACTGTTTTGTTCATTGTATAGAGTCTCTTAACGGAACGTTCTTAAATGCTTTTAGTCAGAGTTATGGAGAAAAAGCATTTGAAATTTGCAAGGAAGTATTTCTTGGGGATAATTTATCTGTTGAAGAATCTCAAGATAAGCTAATGATGGCTTCATGGCACGGCGGAATGAGTATTGCCTATTCACAAGTTGGTGTTGCACACGCTATGAGTTACGGTTTAGGTTATCTATTAGGAATAAAACATGGTATCGGTAATTGTATTGTTTTTGACCATTTAGAAGAGTTTTATCCTGAAGGTGTAAAGCTTTTTAAAGAAATGAAAACAAAGCATAATATTTCGCTTCCAACCGGTATTTGTTCCAATCTCGAAGATGAAGAGTTTGATATTATGATAGACGTAGCTTTAAGTCTGGAGCCGCTATGGGAAAATGCTATAGGTAAGAATTGGAAAGAAATAATTACACCTGAAAAGCTAAAGGCTCTATACCTAAAAATGTAG
- a CDS encoding ATP-dependent RecD-like DNA helicase — MIQIASDFYRLIKSKFPFQPTEKQDIVLLQLSEFIFDTKPNALYLLKGYAGTGKTSIIGTIVSNLWQAKISAVLLAPTGRAAKVISNYSKKEAFTIHKKIYFPKKEKGGGVKFVMQPNKHRNTIFIVDEASMIPDAPSDSKLFENGSLLDDLMQYVYSGHKCKLLLIGDKAQLPPIKSDLSPALDAHKLDLNYNKDVKSIELDEVVRQEQNSGILLNATELRAVLETSFYESFKFDVKPYKDIVRLVDGYEIMDAINDSYSNDGYEETAIIVRSNKRANLYNQQIRNRILFNESELSAGDYLMVVKNNYYWIKPTTEAGFIANGDIIEVLEIFSIKELYGFKFAEVKVKMVDYPRMRPFETVLLLDTISAESASLTYEESNRLYQEVSKDYVNETSNYKRFLGVKNNKFFNALQVKFSYAITCHKSQGGQWKTIFVEQPYLPEGPDRDYIRWLYTAVTRAKEKLYLIGFRDESFVE, encoded by the coding sequence ATGATTCAAATCGCATCAGATTTTTATAGACTTATAAAGTCTAAATTTCCTTTTCAACCGACTGAAAAACAAGATATTGTTTTATTACAATTGTCTGAGTTTATATTTGATACCAAACCTAACGCATTATATCTATTAAAGGGTTATGCAGGTACTGGAAAAACGAGTATCATCGGAACTATTGTTTCAAATTTGTGGCAGGCTAAGATTAGTGCTGTTTTATTAGCACCTACAGGTCGTGCTGCAAAAGTTATATCTAACTACTCTAAAAAAGAGGCTTTTACAATACATAAAAAGATTTATTTCCCTAAAAAAGAAAAAGGTGGTGGTGTTAAATTTGTAATGCAACCCAACAAGCACCGTAATACAATTTTTATTGTTGATGAAGCTTCAATGATTCCTGATGCACCATCTGACTCTAAACTTTTTGAAAATGGATCATTATTAGATGATTTAATGCAATATGTATACTCAGGACATAAATGTAAGCTACTTCTAATAGGTGATAAAGCGCAGTTACCACCAATAAAATCTGATTTAAGCCCAGCATTAGATGCTCATAAACTAGATTTAAATTATAACAAGGACGTCAAATCAATAGAGTTAGATGAAGTTGTAAGGCAAGAACAAAACTCTGGTATTTTATTAAATGCTACAGAACTTCGAGCAGTTTTAGAAACTTCGTTTTATGAGAGTTTTAAATTTGATGTCAAACCTTACAAGGATATTGTTCGTTTAGTAGATGGCTATGAGATTATGGACGCGATTAATGATTCGTATAGTAATGATGGTTACGAAGAAACAGCGATAATTGTAAGAAGTAATAAGCGCGCTAACTTATATAATCAGCAAATTAGAAACCGAATTCTATTCAATGAAAGTGAGTTATCTGCTGGTGATTACCTTATGGTCGTTAAGAATAATTATTATTGGATTAAACCCACAACAGAAGCTGGTTTTATAGCCAATGGAGATATTATAGAAGTTTTAGAAATCTTCTCTATCAAAGAATTATATGGTTTTAAATTTGCAGAAGTTAAAGTAAAAATGGTCGATTATCCTCGGATGAGACCTTTTGAAACTGTATTACTTTTAGATACTATATCTGCTGAAAGTGCATCATTGACCTATGAAGAATCTAATCGATTATATCAAGAAGTTTCAAAAGATTATGTCAACGAAACATCAAACTATAAACGATTTTTAGGCGTAAAAAACAATAAGTTTTTTAATGCTTTACAGGTTAAGTTTTCCTACGCTATTACTTGCCATAAATCTCAAGGAGGTCAATGGAAGACCATATTTGTAGAACAACCTTATCTACCCGAAGGACCAGATAGAGACTATATTAGGTGGTTGTATACTGCTGTAACTAGAGCAAAAGAAAAGCTGTACCTTATTGGATTTAGAGATGAATCTTTTGTAGAATAG
- a CDS encoding porin family protein produces the protein MKKVLLTSILLLFISLSFSQGYGATKYGVRAGVNISNLDFDPAPIDRNLHRNGFYFGGFAEFAISESLWLNTELQFSSEGAKDENWKANYLSLPIQLKFMVGEKFSIGVGPQLNLKTWKSSDAFGTFNFAGVGGVQYQIFEDYFIEVRGVYGFSNMLDDALAPLEAKQFVIQAGIGIKI, from the coding sequence ATGAAAAAAGTTTTACTTACCTCAATCTTATTATTATTCATCTCATTGAGTTTTTCTCAAGGATATGGTGCTACTAAATATGGTGTTAGAGCTGGTGTAAATATTTCTAATTTAGATTTTGATCCAGCACCTATAGATAGAAACTTACACAGAAATGGATTTTACTTCGGAGGTTTTGCTGAATTTGCTATTTCTGAAAGTTTATGGTTAAATACAGAATTGCAATTTTCTTCGGAAGGAGCTAAAGATGAAAATTGGAAAGCAAATTACCTTAGTCTACCAATCCAATTAAAATTTATGGTTGGTGAAAAATTTTCAATTGGCGTTGGACCACAATTAAATTTAAAGACTTGGAAAAGTTCAGATGCTTTTGGTACTTTTAATTTTGCTGGTGTTGGCGGTGTTCAATATCAAATATTTGAAGATTATTTTATCGAGGTAAGAGGTGTTTATGGTTTCTCTAATATGTTAGACGATGCTCTTGCACCACTCGAAGCTAAACAGTTTGTTATCCAAGCCGGTATCGGTATAAAAATATAA
- a CDS encoding tRNA-(ms[2]io[6]A)-hydroxylase produces MLGLKLPTDPRWVNIVEKNIEDILTDHAYCEQKAASTAVSLIVSFPEYTELVQEMIELVNEEMSHFKMVHDLILEKGWILGRDRKDEYVIQLLKFFPKGGSRTTQLVHRLLYASLIEARSCERFRLLSEELEDKKLAKFYRKLMISEAGHYTMFLKFARKYGNKEEVNKKWEDLLIYEAEIMQSLGNKETIHG; encoded by the coding sequence ATGCTAGGACTTAAACTACCAACTGATCCTCGTTGGGTTAATATCGTAGAAAAAAATATTGAAGACATCTTAACTGACCATGCTTACTGTGAACAAAAAGCTGCTAGTACCGCAGTTTCTTTAATTGTCAGTTTCCCTGAATATACAGAACTAGTTCAGGAAATGATAGAGCTAGTAAACGAGGAAATGAGTCATTTTAAAATGGTACATGACCTTATTTTAGAAAAAGGGTGGATACTTGGTCGTGACCGTAAAGATGAATATGTTATTCAATTATTGAAGTTCTTCCCAAAAGGTGGTAGCAGAACTACACAATTAGTTCATAGACTATTATATGCTTCATTGATTGAAGCAAGAAGCTGTGAACGATTCAGGCTTTTATCAGAAGAGTTAGAGGACAAGAAATTAGCCAAGTTTTACCGTAAACTTATGATTAGCGAAGCTGGACACTACACCATGTTTTTAAAGTTTGCTAGAAAATATGGTAACAAGGAGGAAGTCAATAAAAAATGGGAAGACCTACTAATTTACGAAGCAGAAATCATGCAATCTCTAGGGAACAAAGAGACGATACATGGATAA